In Lodderomyces elongisporus chromosome 2, complete sequence, the following proteins share a genomic window:
- a CDS encoding uncharacterized protein (MEROPS:MER0001524), translating into MRVTNLVSSLAIASSALSIFNGLFSNEGGQIVLSNEEDARVDKNKASAGDIKLEELFENIGFETPALLTRAWAEMQAELSPEKIASMMKDFNKRKHSKQPIRKVGQETQEEKAIAKEKEESMKPEKHFSQQSQNDFEVLSNKKFEDYSMRVKSNNPEVLGLDSVKQYTGYIDVQSIDHHYFFWFFESRNDPENDPVVLWLNGGPGCSSATGLFFELGPASINSTLEPVHNPYSWNSNASVIFLDQPVGVGYSYAGGEDEVKNTDTAAKNVFVFLELFFQKFPQFSKNKFHIAGESYAGHYIPKFASEILSNADRSFELSSVLIGNGITDALIQAGSYKPMACGEGGYKPVLEESQCEQMERDYPKCASLAKLCYEFQTAFTCVPAEFYCENKLFQPYAETGLNPYDIRKSCAEEGGNCYVEMNYIDDYLNLEYVKRAVGASNIDIFTSCDDTVFRNFLFDGDEYKPFQQYVAELLEKNIPVLIYAGDKDYICNWLGNYMWVNKLDYEDGEIFASLPLQPWIPQKVRKSDAEAEAEAEADQKGSIYSSTESSVPAGQVKNYKHFTYLRIYDAGHMVPYDQPKNSLAMLNAWIQGDYALGYSAN; encoded by the coding sequence ATGAGAGTAACCAATCTTGTATCATCCTTAGCTATCGCATCAAGCGCACTATCCATTTTCAATGGTCTATTTTCGAATGAAGGTGGCCAAATTGTTCTTTCAAACGAGGAAGATGCAAGGGTTGACAAGAACAAAGCCAGTGCAGGGGACATTAAGTTGGAGGAATTGTTTGAGAATATAGGCTTTGAAACGCCGGCATTGTTAACCAGAGCTTGGGCTGAGATGCAAGCAGAGCTTTCACCAGAAAAGATTGCTTCGATGATGAAGGATtttaataaaagaaagcacTCAAAACAGCCAATTCGGAAAGTGGGACAAGAGAcacaagaggaaaaagcAATAGCaaaggagaaggaagaaTCAATGAAACCTGAAAAACACTTTTCCCAGCAAAGCCAAAATGATTTTGAGGTTTTgtcaaacaaaaagttcGAGGACTACTCTATGAGAGTCAAGTCGAATAACCCAGAGGTTTTGGGACTTGATAGTGTGAAGCAATATACAGGCTACATTGACGTACAGAGTATTGACCACCattatttcttttggttttttgaaAGTAGAAACGATCCCGAGAATGACCCTGTAGTTTTGTGGCTCAATGGTGGTCCAGGATGCAGTAGTGCGACTGGATTGTTTTTCGAGTTGGGTCCTGCATCCATCAACTCTACCTTGGAGCCAGTGCACAATCCATATTCATGGAATTCGAATGCTTCTGTCATATTCTTGGACCAACCAGTTGGTGTTGGCTACTCGTATGCTGGGGGCGAAGACGAGGTCAAAAACACTGATACTGCTGCCAAgaatgtttttgttttccttgaattgtttttccaaaagTTTCCTCAATTTAGCAAAAACAAGTTCCACATTGCTGGTGAATCGTATGCTGGTCATTATATCCCGAAGTTTGCTAGTGAAATATTGAGCAATGCTGATAGGTCATTCGAATTAAGTTCAGTGTTGATCGGGAATGGTATCACAGATGCATTAATTCAAGCAGGCTCGTACAAGCCAATGGCATGTGGTGAAGGTGGCTACAAACCTGTTTTGGAAGAAAGTCAATGTGAGCAGATGGAACGCGATTATCCCAAGTGTGCAAGTTTGGCCAAGTTGTGCTATGAATTCCAAACTGCATTCACCTGTGTTCCTGCAGAATTCTATTGTGAGAATAAGCTATTCCAACCTTATGCAGAAACGGGATTAAATCCCTATGACATTAGAAAATCTTGTGCCGAAGAGGGCGGAAACTGTTATGTTGAGATGAACTATATTGATGATTACTTGAATCTTGAGTATGTCAAACGGGCCGTAGGTGCTTCCAATATCGATATCTTTACTTCATGCGATGACACAGTGTTTAGAAATTTCCTTTTCGATGGAGATGAGTACAAACCTTTTCAACAATATGTTGCTGAACTTTTGGAGAAGAATATTCCAGTGTTGATCTATGCGGGTGATAAGGACTACATTTGTAATTGGTTGGGTAACTACATGTGGGTTAACAAGTTGGACTACGAGGACGGAGAAATATTTGCAAGTTTGCCATTGCAACCATGGATTCCTCAGAAAGTGAGAAAGAGTGatgcagaagcagaagcagaagcagaagcagacCAAAAGGGCTCTATATATAGTAGTACTGAATCTTCAGTTCCTGCTGGCCAAGTGAAGAATTACAAACACTTTACGTACTTGAGAATCTATGATGCCGGCCATATGGTTCCGTATGATCAACCAAAGAATTCGTTGGCAATGTTGAATGCATGGATACAAGGTGATTACGCTTTGGGATACTCTGCCAATTGA
- the ECM5 gene encoding PLU-1-like protein, producing MHLEQVHTQNQDYQYREQEHEQEHGQEHEKEHEQEHEHKRGQESQCFVANSNSKEPEKGSLLNLPKTSRFFDNSSLPSIDKLDLNFHNRGKPLSINGQKSGFTYNPHNNAQFYDPHLSPVNVDNLQTKFTITETPNTLWNEIPFFQLNEDSAKDPVALIDNSEDVGKQFGAIKVKLPYMNQKLIQSTCCIDFDAFKFKTQTLEIIPTEDEFYTRLRFLKQLSDIHEKNAKANGNASSCKHISKSEQKIKRENMDINSDFDVANVLETSKKPIDLYKLFKLVTINGGFTETNTDDHFWTKTCQTLGLGKDPSDKGIKNMNWLRLVYQKLLLPLENRLNEYCQQGHGLENHVNETTIKTEIKNEIAIKNEISIKVDSGAETLSNGKRNIESILPSGNKRLKIESECVQSDIPPLITNSAKSFSRRLGAKVAKGFLTSSANDIVLRPPNTFTVENTEKPFKRSKRNANGIDKKVYTTIKPQTELAFCLDYIENADDYNNGNDHSTLEARDSANSNYTLRQFMEKDLAFQDYLVQNSTFFHKTEKDKHTISDKDFEILYWNYTQEKKQSMVATSVTPQPLSPLKPPSPSHLARQPATEDWLKRIKEVEAGIDLSTRVHGSGFCKPSEDLLAKKRLFAKNSHAAEQLTQAAALTLPSNEEYLQAASFPWNLHNFSSLSNSILGILSEEDFLGPRLQEPRINIDMTFSIRNWTCEDQFTQLISYHHFGAPKKWIFIPESEFEKFEMLLEKVTREYRSLPSSSNIFPSSSINCYEPVTAQKLASILSKDENDVMSLAAFAIKHTHLTYSNLKRLPLKNNKLHAFMNQPAFQRNQDITITLDLLDSHNIKYTTSIQHQGEYIVKYPKTYSFSQSYGFNCTEDVNFASSIWLNYALEGEKWVTQQGILPNFSVFKLLASVATSYDSGEFISFNDQVFAKIAKLYETVSSRELQLRDQVRALKIKECGISFDDKELHDIVADDNLEFAFPTRILVSDKKSNKESISMSMDTFLKHHAGDQDLFKDLHIEMQTYYSDDKIRSFSKIFGEYSVDFQSWLANFENIMSGESVKEQREEREKEQKRDSVSEQKSDGKESELSLKHYKQFLMEGEKIYSCISSTSLSTSESFDKEKFQRFKSHLLSLKSFIASATQFVEDCQNILSLKHQQRIRNVQDSSSGERLVSLHDLLKLVEEIPKLIFTCPEIDQLLELQNEMENFDKACQNLISKKNKSLQEIEDLINLGESFGLIIPSLEFLIRIRDRIKWIQIYNLIEKGVDPYADKKEVFTIDDLKLFHKEGLSILATQDLQRIKGIEKIYNESVIFEDQVGRFLHYNFVHDLDFEKLNAIIDDFTNKKLFISLNNYNNLSKIHANMKLIQQYKEKIFQQQSQLQYKYRYPELKQLYNSIMECGLKFDVIKIEQILPLAEKWVEKASRLFDKVKLYTTMRRKVNLDNVNQKLTMNGKLVENLLRVLQKAEFNLSPDDVYEKSSSYLQSINSEENSNYYCLCREYENGTMVECESCNEWYHVPCVKTISDTNAEHYECPICLFFKSLQSGTQQEQGVIFLNQLSEEDLYSVYEEVRNLPCQPVNEVDILADLINLVTKFRQEFQHRLTWIKQEEMDLVAKLDVLRYEVRKLSGCGVHFKDFSQELIGMSKQTMGLIESQKQQKEQNTSGVEHPPPIAALVPEIAFNTSASMLADVTPSKNDFHQNSVAPILSSTQSDGATSQNLRVLNEDENKPQLIVNKRDTLEIDTKKKSSDNNRNSDCLSQELSFDDGGSGVGSGVGSGVGSGVGSGVGSGVGSGVGSGVGSGVGSGGVGNGKKLLSNKVHDDGCSNSLGTEFEYKDDTAVVFSANGEPLDNHNRNQIQNQNHPMEAKIQQLVHDVYSDNNLEPSSNDITKNLNN from the coding sequence ATGCATCTAGAGCAGGTTCATACTCAAAATCAAGATTATCAATATCGAGAGCAAGAACATGAGCAAGAACATGGGCAAGAACATGAGAAAGAACATGAGCAAGAACATGAGCATAAGCGAGGACAAGAAAGTCAGTGTTTTGTCGCAAACTCAAATAGTAAAGAACCTGAAAAGGGATCCCTTTTGAATTTGCCGAAAACTTCACGATTTTTTGACAATTCGTCATTGCCAAGTATAGACAAGTTAGATTTAAATTTCCACAACCGTGGTAAACCACTACTGATAAATGGGCAAAAGTCTGGGTTTACATACAACCCTCACAATAATGCCCAATTCTATGATCCACATTTGTCTCCGGTAAATGTGGACAACTTGCAAACAAAATTCACCATTACTGAAACACCAAACACACTTTGGAATGAAATTCCTTTCTTTCAGCTAAATGAAGACCTGGCGAAAGACCCCGTGGCCCTTATAGATAACTCTGAAGATGTCGGGAAACAATTTGGAGCTATCAAAGTCAAACTACCGTATATGAACCAGAAATTGATTCAATCCACCTGTTGTATCGACTTTGATGCTTTTAAGTTCAAAACTCAAACATTAGAAATAATACCAACAGAGGATGAATTTTACACGAGGTTGAGATTCTTGAAACAGCTATCTGACATTCACGAGAAGAACGCTAAAGCTAATGGAAATGCTCTGAGTTGTAAACATATTTCCAAATCAGAACAGAAGATAAAACGCGAGAATATGGATATAAACTCCGATTTCGATGTGGCGAATGTATTGGAAACTAGTAAAAAACCAATTGACTTGTACAAATTATTCAAGTTGGTAACAATAAATGGAGGTTTTACTGAAACCAACACAGACGATCATTTCTGGACTAAAACTTGTCAAACTTTGGGACTTGGAAAGGACCCCTCTGATAAGGGAATCAAAAACATGAATTGGCTTCGATTGGTTTACCAAAAACTATTATTACCGTTGGAGAATCGCTTGAACGAATATTGTCAACAAGGACACGGCTTGGAAAATCATGTAAATGAAACCACAATAAAGACtgaaataaagaatgaaaTTGCTATAAAGAATGAAATTTCAATCAAGGTAGATAGTGGTGCAGAAACTTTAAGTAACGGAAAGCGTAATATAGAACTGATTTTACCTCTGGGAAACAAGAGGTTAAAGATTGAATCTGAATGCGTACAGAGTGACATTCCACCATTGATTACCAACTCTGCTAAGCTGTTTAGTCGTCGTTTAGGAGCGAAAGTAGCCAAAGGCTTCTTAACAAGTTCAGCAAATGATATTGTGTTAAGACCTCCAAATACATTTACGGTTGAAAATACAGAAAAGCCGTTCAAAAGGAGTAAACGTAATGCAAACGGCATTGACAAAAAAGTGTACACTACAATCAAACCTCAAACAGAATTGGCATTCTGTTTGGATTACATAGAAAACGCTGATGACTATAATAACGGTAATGATCATTCAACATTAGAAGCAAGAGACTCTGCCAATTCAAATTATACACTTCGGCAATTTATGGAGAAAGATTTGGCATTTCAAGATTATTTGGTTCAAAATCTGACATTTTTCCACAAAACAGAGAAAGATAAACACACCATATCAGACAAGGACTTTGAAATACTTTATTGGAATTATACTcaagagaaaaagcaaTCAATGGTTGCAACTAGTGTAACACCGCAACCGCTTCTGCCATTGAAGCCACCACTGCCATCACACTTAGCTCGACAACCCGCAACAGAGGATTGGTTAAAACGTATAAAGGAGGTAGAGGCTGGGATCGATCTCTCGACTCGTGTACATGGTTCTGGGTTCTGCAAACCAAGCGAGGATTTGCTCGCCAAAAAGCGtttatttgcaaaaaattcACACGCTGCAGAACAACTAACACAAGCAGCGGCATTGACCCTACCTTCGAACGAGGAGTATCTACAGGCAGCACTGTTCCCGTGGAATTTGCAcaacttttcttccttgtcTAACCTGATTCTCGGTATCTTATCAGAAGAAGATTTTTTGGGACCAAGACTTCAAGAGCCTAGAATCAATATTGATATGACATTTTCTATTCGGAATTGGACCTGCGAGGATCAATTTACTCAATTAATCAGTTACCATCATTTTGGAGCTCCCAAGAAATGGATTTTTATTCCCGAGTctgaatttgaaaagtttgaaaTGTTATTAGAAAAGGTTACACGCGAATACCGCTCTTTACCCTCCTCTTCTAATAtatttccttcttcttcgatTAATTGCTATGAGCCAGTTACCGCTCAAAAACTAGCAAGCATTTTATCCAAAGATGAGAATGATGTTATGAGTTTAGCTGCCTTTGCCATAAAACACACGCATTTAACCTACtccaatttgaaaagattaccattaaagaataataaattaCATGCATTTATGAACCAACCAGCATTTCAACGTAATCAAGATATTACAATTACCTTAGATTTACTTGATAGCCACAATATCAAATATACAACTTCAATACAACATCAAGGTGAGTATATAGTAAAATATCCAAAGACATATTCATTCAGTCAATCCTATGGATTTAACTGTACAGAAGACGTTAACTTTGCATCAAGTATTTGGCTAAATTATGCACTTGAAGGTGAAAAATGGGTTACACAACAAGGCATATTGCCCAATTTCCTGGTATTTAAGCTCCTTGCATCGGTTGCAACATCGTATGATAGCGGGgaatttatttcttttaatgACCAAGTGTTTGCCAAGATCGCAAAGCTCTATGAAACAGTACTGCTGCGAGAACTACAACTTCGAGATCAAGTGCGAGCCCTAAAGATTAAAGAGTGTGGCATCTCTTTTGATGACAAAGAGCTACATGATATTGTAGCTGACGACAATCTTGAGTTTGCTTTTCCCACTCGAATACTCGTGTCAGATAAGAAATCAAATAAGGAATCAATTCTGATGTCTATGGATACTTTTCTCAAACATCATGCAGGGGATCAAGATTTGTTTAAAGACTTGCACATTGAAATGCAAACGTATTATTCAGATGACAAAATTCGATCCTTTTCAAAGATTTTTGGCGAGTATTCTGTTGATTTTCAGAGTTGGCTTGCAAACTTTGAGAATATAATGAGTGGTGAACTGgtgaaagaacaaagagaagagaggGAAAAGGAGCAGAAGCGAGATAGCGTAAGTGAACAAAAGAGTGATGGAAAGGAATCAGAGCTTTCTTTAAAGCATTACAAACAATTTCTAATGGAAGGGGAAAAGATCTACTCATGTATATCTTCAACTTCCTTGAGTACCAGTGAGAGTTTTGACAAGGAAAAATTCCAGCGTTTCAAATCgcatcttctttctctcaaaTCATTTATAGCTTCTGCGACGCAATTTGTGGAGGATTGTCAAAACATTCTATCCTTGAAGCATCAGCAGCGCATTAGAAATGTTCAAGATCTGTCATCTGGTGAGCGTTTGGTTTCGTTGCATGATCTTTTGAAATTAGTAGAAGAGATACCAAAATTAATATTTACGTGTCCCGAAATCGATCAATTACTCGAACTCCAAAACGAAATGGAAAACTTTGACAAAGCTTGTCAAAATCTTatatccaaaaaaaataagtcCTTGCAAGAAATTGAGGATTTGATAAACCTTGGGGAAAGTTTTGGTTTGATAATTCCTTCATTAGAGTTTTTGATTAGAATCAGAGATAGAATAAAGTGGATCCAGATCTACAATTTAATTGAGAAGGGTGTTGATCCATATGCCGATAAGAAAGAAGTGTTCACAATTGATGATTTAAAACTTTTCCACAAAGAAGGTTTAAGCATTCTTGCGACTCAAGATTTGCAACGTATCAAAGGTATTGAGAAAATATACAATGAAAGTGTCATATTTGAAGATCAAGTTGGCAGATTCTTACACTACAATTTTGTACATGatcttgattttgaaaagttaAATGCAATCATCGACGACTTTACGAACAAAAAGTTGTTCATATCCTTGAATAACTACAATAATTTGTCAAAGATCCATGCCAATATGAAACTTATACAACAATATAAGGAAAAAATATTCCAACAGCAACTGCAATTGCAGTACAAATACAGATACCCTGAGCTAAAGCAATTGTACAACTCTATAATGGAATGTGGACTTAAATTCGATGTTATAAAAATCGAACAGATTTTACCATTGGCGGAGAAATGGGTCGAGAAAGCGTCACGCTTATTTGATAAGGTTAAGCTTTATACCACAATGAGGAGAAAAGTCAATTTGGACAATGTGAATCAAAAACTTACGATGAATGGGAAGTTAGTTGAAAACTTGCTCCGTGTATTGCAGAAAGCAGAGTTCAATTTATCTCCTGATGACGTTTACGAAAAATCGTCATCATATTTACAATCCATTAACTCCGAGGAAAATTCAAATTATTATTGTCTTTGTCGAGAGTACGAGAATGGTACAATGGTGGAATGTGAGTCTTGTAACGAGTGGTATCATGTACCCTGTGTCAAGACAATTAGCGATACCAATGCGGAACATTACGAATGTCCgatttgtctcttttttaaatcATTACAGCTGGGCACGCAACAAGAGCAGggtgtaatttttttgaatcaaCTCAGTGAGGAGGATCTTTATTCTGTGTATGAAGAGGTACGCAATTTACCGTGTCAGCCTGTGAATGAGGTGGACATATTGGCagatttgatcaatttaGTGACAAAATTCAGACAAGAATTTCAACATAGATTAACATGGATTAAGCAAGAAGAAATGGATTTGGTGGCAAAATTGGACGTTCTTCGATATGAAGTACGCAAATTATCTGGATGTGGAGTGCACTTTAAAGATTTTTCTCAAGAGCTAATTGGAATGCTGAAACAAACCATGGGGCTTATAGAGCTgcagaaacaacaaaaagagcaaaataCACTGGGTGTTGAACATCCACCACCAATTGCTGCTTTGGTTCCAGAAATAGCATTTAATACTCTGGCAAGCATGTTGGCTGATGTGACTCCTAGTAAAAATGATTTCCATCAAAATTCTGTGGCTCCAATTTTGTCAAGCACTCAACTGGATGGTGCAACTTCGCAGAATTTGAGAGTGCttaatgaagatgaaaacaaacCTCAGTTAATAGTCAACAAAAGGGATACTTTGGAAATTGATACCAAGAAAAAGAGCAGTGAtaacaacagaaacagcGACTGTTTGTCCCAAGAGTTATCatttgatgatggtggtagtggtgttggtagtggtgttggtagtggtgttggtagtggtgttggtagtggtgttggtagtggtgttggtagtggtgttggtagtggtgttggtagtggtgttggtagtggtggtgttgggaatggaaaaaaattactttCGAATAAAGTTCATGATGATGGATGTTCTAACTCATTGGGAACTGAATTTGAATATAAAGATGATACTGCTGTGGTTTTTTCAGCGAATGGCGAACCCCTAGATAACCACAACCgaaatcaaattcaaaatcaaaatcatccaATGGAAGCTAAAATTCAACAACTTGTGCATGACGTATACTCAGACAATAACCTTGAGCCTTCTTCCAATGAtataacaaaaaatttaaacaaCTAA
- the RPL7 gene encoding 60S ribosomal protein L7 (BUSCO:EOG09264P3R), which produces MASLLSSIAKAIKPETQQKKEKAQQKTAAERAALKKTRKLSNKEKRKVIYDRAAKYQKEYTDAERSVIKAKRDAKASGSYYVDAQPKLVFVVRIKGIMKIPPKPRKVMQLLRLTQINSGVFVRLTKATEELIKLAEPYIAYGYPSLSTIRQLVYKRGYGKINKQRIALSDNAIIEANLGKYDILSIEDLIHEIYTVGPNFKQVNNFLWPFKLSNPTGGFRSRKFQHFIQGGDTGNREEFINALVKQMN; this is translated from the exons ATGGCTTC CTTGTTAAGTTCAATCGCTAAGGCTATCAAACCAGAGACccaacaaaagaaggagaaggctCAGCAAAAGACTGCTGCTGAAAGAGCTGCTCTTAAGAAGACCAGAAAACTC tctaacaaagaaaagagaaaggtTATCTACGACAGAGCTGCCAAGTACCAAAAGGAATACACCGATGCTGAGAGATCAGTCATCAAGGCTAAGAGAGATGCTAAGGCTTCCGGCTCTTACTACGTTGACGCTCAACCAAAATTGGTTTTCGTTGTTAGAATCAAGGGTATCATGAAGATTCCACCAAAGCCAAGAAAGGTTATGCAATTGTTGAGATTGACTCAAATCAACTCCGGTGTCTTTGTCAGATTGACCAAGGCCACTGAAGAATTGATCAAATTGGCTGAACCATACATTGCTTACGGTTACCCATCATTGTCCACCATCAGACAATTGGTTTACAAGAGAGGTTACGGTAAGATCAACAAGCAAAGAATTGCTTTGTCTGACAATGCCATCATTGAAGCCAACTTGGGTAAATACGACATCTTGTCCATTGAAGACTTGATCCACGAAATTTACACTGTTGGTCCAAACTTCAAGCAAGTCAACAACTTCTTGTGGCCATTCAAATTGTCTAACCCAACTGGTGGTTTCAGATCAAGAAAATTCCAACACTTTATCCAAGGTGGTGACACCGGTAACAGAGAGGAATTCATCAATGCTTTGGTCAAGCAAATGAACTAA
- the ATG8 gene encoding ubiquitin-like protein atg8 (BUSCO:EOG09265BTA): MRSQFKDEHPFEKRQAEAARIAQRFKDRVPVICEKVENSDIPEIDKRKYLVPVDLTVGQFVYVIRKRIKLPSEKAIFIFVNDILPPTAALISTIYEEHKDDDGFLYVLYSGENTFGEQNEKEDGKVKKIPIDISELDFSCINEPGV, translated from the exons ATGAGGTCACAGTTTAAAGACGAACATCCTTTTG AAAAGAGACAAGCAGAGGCAGCAAGAATTGCCCAAAGGTTCAAGGATAGAGTCCCCGTAATTTGCGAGAAAGTTGAAAACTCAGATATACCAGAGATCGATAAGAGAAAGTATTTAGTGCCAGTGGATTTGACAGTTGGACAATTTGTATATGTTATACGCAAGAGAATCAAGTTGCCTAGTGAAAAGGccatctttatttttgtgaATGATATCTTGCCTCCCACAGCTGCCTTGATCAGCACAATTTACGAGGAACACAAGGATGATGATGGCTTTCTTTATGTGTTGTACTCGGGAGAAAACACATTTGGTGAACAAAATGAGAAAGAAGATGggaaagtaaagaaaataccAATTGATATAAGCGAATTGGATTTCAGCTGCATCAACGAGCCTGGTGTTTGA
- the LAP1 gene encoding Leucine aminopeptidase 1 (MEROPS:MER0005131) has translation MKKNKMKYSLALLTLVSLAISFPLINLLPNWISLPQQAILGYHNSDEHHYDKTRLIKLGPDEFCLVSESDKLNLRRRNKNFIDVTAQIPVESAIEQGLISRPTISLWQKFFLMGAKQIKTLKKPIPVYNYPQSVEHLDAVKSLFKEIDVDLMTKKLTKFTSFFTRYYKTESGAESAQWLYNQLEKLVESHDEIKITKIHHDGWDQFSIILSIPGHVDDKVVVGAHQDSANLILPNIMRAPGADDDGSGTITTLESLRLILQAYKDGSFKPYNTLEFHWYSAEEGGLLGSIDVFSRYSNASEVVVGMLQQDMTGYTQGSIDAGVEPHFGLIADYTSVELNKFLKLIISTYNSIPYHESSCGYACSDHASAIENGYPSAFLIESEMKYSNKFIHSTMDTIDRLDWDHITEHVKLTIAYAYELSLAKNLH, from the exons ATGa aaaagaataaaatgaaatattCACTTGCTTTATTGACACTTGTCAGCTTAGCAATCTCGTTTCCTTTAATCAACCTCCTCCCAAACTGGATTAGTTTACCCCAGCAAGCAATTCTTGGCTACCACAACAGCGACGAACATCATTATGATAAAACAAGATTGATTAAATTGGGCCCAGATGAGTTTTGTCTTGTTTCAGAAAGCGATAAACTCAATTTgagaaggagaaacaaGAACTTTATTGATGTTACTGCGCAGATTCCAGTTGAATCTGCTATTGAACAAGGTTTAATCTCACGTCCCACAATTTCCTTATGGCAAAAGTTCTTTCTTATGGGAGCAAAGCAAATCAAGACATTAAAGAAACCCATTCCTGTTTACAATTATCCGCAAAGTGTTGAGCATCTTGATGCTGTAAAGAGTTTATTCAAAGAGATTGATGTTGATCTTATGACCAAAAAACTTACCAAATTCACGTCATTCTTTACCAGATATTATAAAACAGAAAGTGGTGCTGAAAGTGCCCAATGGCTTTACAACCAGCTTGAGAAGTTGGTTGAGTCTCACGACGAGATAAAGATTACCAAGATTCACCACGATGGGTGGGATCAGTTTTCAATAATACTTTCTATTCCAGGACACGTTGACGataaagttgttgttggtgcaCACCAAGACTCAGCTAACTTGATCTTGCCAAATATTATGAGAGCTCCAGgtgctgatgatgatggttcTGGCACCATCACCACTTTGGAATCGCTCAGATTAATTTTACAAGCCTACAAAGATGGTAGTTTCAAACCTTATAACACTTTGGAATTCCATTGGTATTCAGCCGAAGAAGGCGGCCTCTTGGGGTcaattgatgttttttcCAGATATTCAAATGCTTCTGAAGTTGTTGTGGGAATGTTACAACAAGACATGACTGGTTATACACAAGGTAGTATAGATGCTGGTGTCGAGCCCCACTTTGGACTCATTGCTGACTACACGAGTGTTGAGTTGAATAAGTTCTTGAAGCTTATCATTAGTACATACAATTCGATTCCATACCATGAAAGTTCTTGTGGTTATGCATGTTCAGATCATGCGAGTGCAATTGAGAATGGTTACCCATCTGCATTCCTCATTGAAAGTGAAATGAAATACTCCAACAAGTTCATCCACTCTACCATGGACACAATTGATAGATTGGACTGGGACCACATTACGGAACATGTCAAGTTGACTATTGCTTATGCGTATGAGTTGAGCTTGGCTAAAAACTTGCACTAA